One Aneurinibacillus migulanus genomic region harbors:
- a CDS encoding ABC transporter substrate-binding protein encodes MLKKKWFFSAFAIMIVFSVLVTACGGAVPTAPKETATKASTGEFRNFETVKGTVKIPVKPQRIVTDYYGGELLSVGANVVGVEPTAFDNPFLTEQLKGAQDVGEPINTEKTLALAPDLIVVMYDKNYEALSKIAPTLYIPYGTTTNIYETVKLFGDIVGEPEKAKEFIAAFDKKAAEGRKKLKGVIDENATFGLYELTDKGDIYMFGDNAGRGGQAVYNALKLKMPHKNSAKDQTLQLSIEVLPEYAADYMFLTTYDPEKKGEELKKLQASAVWKNLDAVKNNTLFYNDFDTFYRYDPIASMKQIDLIVDMLIERSKENKK; translated from the coding sequence ATGCTAAAGAAAAAATGGTTTTTCAGCGCTTTTGCAATTATGATTGTATTCTCTGTCCTCGTAACTGCTTGCGGCGGTGCTGTACCAACAGCACCAAAGGAAACAGCCACCAAAGCATCCACCGGGGAATTCCGCAACTTTGAAACTGTAAAGGGAACTGTTAAAATTCCAGTAAAACCTCAGCGAATTGTTACAGATTATTATGGCGGTGAACTACTCTCTGTAGGAGCAAACGTTGTTGGTGTTGAACCAACCGCCTTCGACAATCCGTTCCTGACCGAGCAGCTTAAGGGTGCTCAGGATGTTGGCGAACCTATTAACACTGAGAAAACGTTGGCGCTAGCGCCTGATTTAATTGTCGTTATGTATGATAAGAACTATGAAGCATTATCTAAGATTGCTCCCACCCTGTACATTCCATATGGCACTACGACCAACATCTATGAAACAGTAAAACTATTTGGTGACATTGTAGGGGAACCAGAAAAGGCGAAGGAGTTTATTGCTGCGTTTGATAAAAAGGCCGCAGAAGGTCGTAAGAAGCTAAAAGGAGTCATTGATGAGAATGCTACTTTCGGTCTGTATGAGCTAACAGATAAAGGCGACATCTATATGTTCGGAGACAACGCTGGTCGAGGCGGACAAGCGGTATATAATGCGCTCAAGTTGAAAATGCCACATAAAAATAGTGCCAAGGACCAAACTTTGCAGCTTTCCATAGAGGTGTTACCGGAATACGCTGCTGATTACATGTTCCTGACGACCTATGATCCCGAGAAAAAGGGCGAAGAGCTAAAGAAATTGCAGGCATCAGCAGTTTGGAAGAATCTAGATGCAGTTAAGAACAACACCTTATTTTATAATGACTTTGATACGTTTTATCGTTATGATCCGATTGCAAGTATGAAACAAATTGATTTAATCGTTGATATGCTTATTGAAAGAAGTAAGGAGAATAAGAAGTAA
- a CDS encoding DUF4253 domain-containing protein translates to MNLIEAVKEFETLANQPVRPYSTVDFGRGKKEGVYSVLVDAIDAYEIITSLRSKLGNELITFIGTTNFLSDDAPEDGMVEVVLGKGESQFDILRIAETDACNYDMMTEELIEKLQEYDRAFGIDITQAETDTVQFFLKNEPEDWKWFCKDLYDFCPDIVDQGCGNLEVLESEIKKRKAVFLWWD, encoded by the coding sequence ATGAATCTTATAGAGGCTGTTAAAGAATTTGAAACTCTTGCAAATCAACCTGTGCGTCCCTATTCTACTGTAGACTTTGGAAGGGGAAAGAAAGAAGGTGTATATTCTGTTTTAGTAGATGCGATTGATGCATATGAAATTATAACATCGTTGCGTTCCAAATTAGGAAATGAACTTATTACCTTTATAGGAACGACCAACTTTCTTTCTGATGATGCCCCTGAAGACGGAATGGTAGAAGTTGTACTTGGAAAAGGGGAGTCTCAGTTTGACATTTTACGCATAGCAGAAACAGATGCTTGTAATTACGATATGATGACAGAAGAGTTAATTGAGAAGCTACAAGAGTATGATCGTGCTTTTGGAATCGACATTACTCAGGCGGAAACTGATACTGTGCAATTCTTCTTAAAAAATGAACCGGAAGACTGGAAATGGTTTTGTAAAGACTTATATGATTTTTGTCCAGATATTGTTGATCAAGGATGCGGTAACCTTGAAGTTTTAGAGAGCGAAATTAAAAAACGGAAAGCTGTGTTCCTCTGGTGGGACTAG
- a CDS encoding IS1182 family transposase, whose amino-acid sequence MIQKQQSMIFSPFMAIYDLVIPKDNLLRKINELIDFSFLYDELKDKYCLDNGRNAIDPIRMFKYLLLKSIYDLSDVDVVERSKYDMSFKYFLQMAPEESVIESSSLTKFRKLRLKDIDLLDMLINKTVEIAIEKGIIKSKAIIVDATHTKARYNQKSPKEILMDHSKKLRKVVYTLDETMKNKFPAKNATNVLEDEIDYCQKLIDVIEKEGSISEYPKVKEQVNRLKEVVADDIEPLPISEDQDAKVGHKSADSSFFGYKTHIAMSEERLITAATITTGEKNDGKQLQTLVEKSVAAGMEIETVIGDTAYSEKGNIEYSQENDIKLVAKLNPSVTQGNRKKEDEFEFNKDAGMYVCKAGHMAIRKARQGKKGVGKNQKNTYYFDIERCKRCSFKEGCYKEGAKSKSYSVSIKSNEHVEQEKFQESEYFKEKSKERYKIEAKNSELKHRHGYDVASSSGLIGMELQGAMAIFTVNLKRILKLMG is encoded by the coding sequence ATGATTCAAAAACAACAATCCATGATCTTCAGTCCGTTTATGGCTATTTATGATTTGGTCATTCCAAAGGATAACCTGTTGCGAAAAATTAACGAACTGATCGACTTCTCTTTTTTATATGACGAGCTTAAAGATAAATATTGCCTTGATAACGGTCGAAACGCCATCGACCCGATTCGTATGTTCAAATATTTATTGTTGAAGTCGATCTATGACTTGTCTGATGTCGACGTGGTTGAACGTTCGAAATATGACATGTCTTTTAAGTATTTTCTTCAAATGGCGCCTGAAGAGTCTGTGATTGAATCAAGTTCATTGACCAAGTTTCGGAAACTGCGTTTAAAAGATATCGACCTTTTGGATATGTTGATCAATAAGACTGTAGAAATCGCCATTGAAAAGGGGATTATCAAAAGTAAAGCCATTATCGTCGATGCCACTCATACGAAAGCTCGGTACAATCAGAAGTCCCCTAAAGAAATCCTGATGGATCACTCAAAAAAGTTGAGAAAAGTCGTATATACCCTAGATGAAACCATGAAAAACAAGTTCCCCGCCAAAAACGCAACGAATGTATTGGAAGATGAGATCGACTACTGTCAAAAGCTTATTGACGTGATCGAAAAGGAAGGCAGTATTTCCGAGTATCCAAAAGTAAAGGAACAGGTAAACCGTCTTAAAGAAGTCGTCGCTGATGATATCGAACCGTTGCCGATCTCAGAAGATCAAGATGCAAAGGTGGGGCATAAAAGTGCGGATTCTTCGTTTTTTGGATACAAAACACACATAGCCATGAGTGAAGAACGGCTGATCACGGCCGCAACCATTACGACCGGTGAAAAAAATGACGGAAAACAATTACAGACGTTAGTTGAAAAAAGTGTGGCAGCTGGCATGGAGATTGAAACCGTAATTGGTGATACTGCTTATTCGGAAAAAGGAAATATTGAATATAGTCAGGAGAACGATATCAAATTAGTCGCTAAATTAAATCCTTCCGTTACACAAGGGAATCGAAAGAAGGAAGATGAATTTGAATTCAATAAAGATGCAGGAATGTATGTATGTAAAGCAGGACATATGGCGATCCGGAAAGCTCGACAAGGAAAAAAAGGGGTAGGTAAAAATCAAAAAAATACGTACTATTTTGATATTGAAAGGTGTAAGCGATGTTCCTTTAAAGAAGGATGTTATAAAGAAGGAGCCAAAAGCAAGAGTTATTCTGTTAGTATTAAATCCAACGAACATGTAGAACAGGAAAAATTTCAAGAAAGTGAGTATTTTAAAGAAAAATCGAAAGAACGATATAAAATTGAAGCTAAAAATAGTGAGTTAAAGCACCGACACGGGTATGATGTGGCGTCATCCTCGGGTCTTATTGGTATGGAATTACAAGGGGCAATGGCTATATTTACAGTGAATTTGAAAAGGATATTGAAACTAATGGGTTAA
- a CDS encoding DinB family protein, with product MSQAIINTAKSVRQLVIRQVQAIPEELFDVQPQPFSNTIRWNVGHIVSCLDFFLSLGFPFDSNLPETYNSLFKPGTRPSDWTDTPPTKEELIQYLSAQLESLSDVSPSTLDKSLKSPIEMGPLRFETVGEVFNFAFIHETMHSSTISCLLKVSQYKE from the coding sequence ATGTCTCAAGCTATAATAAATACGGCTAAATCTGTACGTCAGCTAGTTATACGTCAAGTTCAAGCGATTCCTGAGGAGTTATTTGATGTTCAACCCCAGCCGTTTAGCAATACGATTAGATGGAATGTCGGACACATCGTTTCTTGCCTAGATTTCTTTCTATCCCTTGGTTTTCCGTTCGACTCCAATCTTCCAGAAACCTATAACAGTTTATTCAAGCCAGGAACAAGACCATCTGACTGGACCGATACCCCTCCAACGAAAGAAGAGCTTATTCAATATTTGTCCGCACAACTTGAGAGCTTATCCGACGTATCTCCTAGTACATTAGATAAGTCGCTAAAATCCCCGATTGAAATGGGACCACTACGATTTGAAACTGTTGGTGAGGTGTTTAATTTCGCTTTCATTCATGAAACCATGCATTCCTCCACCATCTCATGTTTATTGAAAGTAAGCCAGTACAAAGAGTAA
- a CDS encoding zinc-binding dehydrogenase, whose translation MGVAAFAKEKGAKTILMDMNEERLRFSKDWAYVDETFLPSEDNECVLRSLNNGDLPTIVFDATGNKNSMTEAFKWVAHGGKLVYVGLVKEHIAFFDPDFQAKELTLFASRNTTKEDFNTVMAALSSKKIDANAYITKRIAFEETISYFKDKFVFKLEYIEQKYYV comes from the coding sequence TTGGGCGTCGCAGCATTTGCGAAAGAAAAAGGTGCAAAAACGATTTTAATGGATATGAATGAAGAAAGACTTCGATTTTCCAAAGATTGGGCGTATGTAGATGAAACATTCTTGCCTTCAGAGGACAATGAATGTGTATTAAGAAGTCTAAATAATGGTGATCTGCCGACCATTGTGTTTGATGCTACAGGAAACAAAAATTCAATGACTGAGGCATTTAAATGGGTAGCGCATGGGGGGAAATTAGTCTATGTGGGCCTTGTAAAAGAACACATTGCTTTCTTTGACCCTGATTTCCAAGCAAAAGAGCTTACTTTATTTGCGAGCAGAAATACGACAAAAGAAGATTTTAATACAGTAATGGCAGCATTGTCATCCAAAAAAATAGATGCTAATGCGTATATCACCAAGAGAATTGCGTTTGAAGAAACGATTTCGTATTTTAAAGATAAATTTGTCTTTAAACTTGAATATATAGAACAAAAATACTACGTATAA
- a CDS encoding mannitol dehydrogenase family protein, which translates to MIEGPLDLPEKLPFRQVGLNVKFEAVEPYRKLKVMLLNGPHTMLAVAGLLNGFQTVKEAMENKVVHRWILSTMEDEIIPHLPAELRSEAHQYADSVIDRFLNPFIYHRLIDISLNSIAKWKTRLLPSLKAFFEKEGKLPKGIVLSLAGLFQFYRVAQVGEQFMNEEKFYTIRDNFNDFQLFYSCWQTSQTEKDLRAVLQRFIGKLVSYLEERSRVIHEILLLQSREGMLHTIERMTESENNYLS; encoded by the coding sequence ATGATTGAAGGCCCCTTGGATTTACCGGAGAAGCTACCATTTCGTCAAGTAGGACTAAATGTGAAATTTGAAGCTGTTGAGCCATACCGCAAATTAAAAGTCATGCTGTTGAATGGTCCCCATACGATGCTTGCAGTAGCGGGACTACTAAACGGTTTTCAAACGGTAAAAGAAGCGATGGAAAACAAGGTGGTTCATAGATGGATTCTTTCTACTATGGAGGATGAAATCATTCCTCATCTACCGGCGGAATTAAGATCAGAAGCACATCAATATGCTGATAGTGTCATCGATCGATTTTTAAATCCTTTTATTTATCACCGATTAATCGACATCAGTTTGAATAGCATTGCTAAATGGAAGACAAGGCTATTACCCAGTTTAAAGGCATTTTTTGAAAAAGAGGGTAAGCTTCCAAAAGGAATTGTGCTTAGTTTAGCAGGATTGTTTCAATTTTATCGTGTTGCTCAAGTTGGTGAACAGTTTATGAATGAAGAAAAATTCTATACCATTCGGGATAACTTCAATGATTTTCAGTTGTTCTACTCATGTTGGCAAACCTCGCAAACAGAGAAGGATTTACGAGCAGTTCTACAAAGGTTTATTGGAAAGCTCGTTTCTTATTTAGAAGAGCGTAGTCGTGTAATTCACGAAATACTGCTCCTTCAGAGCCGTGAGGGTATGTTACATACAATAGAAAGGATGACGGAAAGTGAAAACAATTATTTGTCGTGA
- a CDS encoding MFS transporter, with the protein MFSKDKLPVIILLFLAGVINYLDRSALSIAAPFIQEDLTLTATQMGIIFSSFSVGYAIFNFLGGVASDKYGAKLTLFVAMIVWSLFSGAIALAVGFVSLIVIRILFGMGEGPLSATINKMVNNWFPANQRASVIGLTNSGTPLGGAISGPIVGFIAIAYSWKISFILIMAIGLIWAIFWWKFVKEKPAKNPNENSAVQIEAQPKEKIPLTFYLKQKTVLFTAFAFFAYNYILFFFLTWFPSYLVEARGVSVKDMSIITVIPWVLGFIGLAAGGFVSDYVLKKFANKGVLFSRKVILVSCLFVSAMCIGFAGLVSTTVSAVTLVALSVFFLYLTGAIYWAIIQDVVDQNNVGSVGGFMHFLANTAGIIGPTLTGFLVDTSGTFTPAFILAGGLAIFASLAVVRFVRPIVKAA; encoded by the coding sequence GTGTTTTCAAAAGATAAATTACCCGTCATTATTTTGTTATTTTTAGCAGGTGTAATCAATTATTTAGATCGCTCTGCACTTTCGATCGCAGCTCCTTTTATCCAGGAGGATTTAACACTCACAGCTACTCAAATGGGGATTATTTTCAGTAGTTTCTCTGTCGGTTATGCAATTTTTAATTTTCTAGGAGGCGTTGCATCTGACAAGTATGGTGCTAAACTAACGTTATTTGTAGCGATGATTGTCTGGTCCCTTTTTAGTGGCGCTATCGCTTTAGCGGTTGGATTTGTAAGTCTAATCGTGATTCGAATTCTGTTCGGTATGGGTGAAGGTCCCTTGTCAGCTACGATTAATAAAATGGTCAACAACTGGTTTCCTGCTAATCAGCGTGCATCGGTAATCGGGTTAACAAATAGTGGTACACCACTAGGTGGAGCGATATCTGGACCAATCGTAGGGTTTATCGCCATTGCCTATAGTTGGAAAATTTCGTTTATTTTGATTATGGCTATTGGTTTAATTTGGGCTATTTTCTGGTGGAAATTTGTAAAAGAAAAACCAGCGAAAAATCCGAATGAAAACTCCGCTGTTCAAATCGAGGCTCAACCAAAAGAAAAAATACCTCTAACATTTTATTTGAAACAAAAAACAGTATTGTTTACTGCATTCGCATTTTTTGCTTATAACTATATTTTGTTTTTCTTCTTAACCTGGTTTCCAAGTTATCTAGTAGAAGCACGTGGTGTAAGTGTGAAAGATATGAGTATTATCACTGTTATTCCTTGGGTTTTAGGTTTTATTGGTCTTGCAGCAGGAGGCTTTGTTTCAGATTATGTGCTGAAGAAATTTGCTAACAAAGGTGTGCTTTTCTCAAGAAAAGTGATTCTTGTTTCTTGCTTGTTTGTATCTGCAATGTGTATCGGATTTGCTGGCCTCGTTTCAACCACTGTAAGCGCTGTAACACTTGTCGCTCTTTCCGTATTCTTTTTATACTTGACAGGTGCGATTTACTGGGCAATTATCCAGGATGTTGTCGATCAAAATAATGTAGGATCTGTTGGTGGGTTTATGCACTTTTTAGCTAACACAGCAGGTATTATTGGTCCGACACTAACCGGGTTTTTAGTTGATACTTCGGGAACGTTTACACCTGCATTTATACTTGCAGGCGGGTTAGCGATTTTTGCTTCTCTTGCTGTCGTTCGTTTTGTCCGACCGATTGTCAAAGCTGCGTAA
- a CDS encoding LacI family DNA-binding transcriptional regulator, producing the protein MKNITISDVAKHANVSKSTVSQFLNKRYDYMSEKTRKKIEATIKELNYQPNIVARSLKQKSTFTVGVVVANILHTFSTHIIRAIEDFFHKHDFHIIVCNADDQPEKERKYIEMLRAKQVDGIIIFPTGGNIDLYEQMKQDEFPIVFMDRTIEHIEIETVMLDNHLAAQLAVNQFVQNGYNRIAIVTTSIIRNISPRVERIQGYKDALNSHGIEVNEAYIKTVDADQISLALTELFQCKTPPQAILAGNDIVLIEVLKFMKENNKQIPEDVAVIGIDEVPFASFYTPPITTVAQPTTEMAQQAVERLLQQMKKEEGQEQFPLIQRFAPTLIVRSSCL; encoded by the coding sequence ATGAAGAATATCACAATATCAGATGTAGCGAAACACGCAAATGTGTCGAAAAGTACGGTCTCTCAGTTTTTGAACAAACGATACGATTACATGAGTGAGAAGACGAGGAAAAAAATTGAAGCAACGATTAAGGAGCTAAACTACCAACCCAATATTGTAGCAAGAAGTTTAAAGCAGAAATCGACCTTTACTGTTGGCGTTGTTGTTGCAAATATTTTGCATACGTTTTCTACGCATATTATACGTGCTATTGAAGATTTTTTTCATAAACATGATTTTCACATTATTGTCTGTAACGCAGATGATCAACCTGAAAAAGAAAGAAAATATATAGAAATGTTGCGAGCAAAACAGGTGGATGGCATTATTATATTTCCCACAGGGGGAAATATCGATTTATACGAGCAGATGAAACAAGACGAGTTCCCGATTGTCTTCATGGACAGAACAATTGAACATATAGAGATTGAAACGGTCATGTTAGATAATCATTTGGCCGCTCAATTGGCCGTAAATCAGTTTGTTCAAAACGGATACAATCGAATTGCCATTGTGACCACGTCCATCATTCGAAATATTAGTCCGCGTGTGGAAAGAATTCAAGGATATAAAGATGCTCTGAATTCTCACGGGATTGAAGTAAACGAAGCTTACATTAAGACAGTGGATGCCGATCAAATTTCTCTTGCTCTCACGGAATTGTTTCAATGCAAAACGCCTCCCCAAGCTATTTTGGCGGGAAATGATATTGTGCTTATTGAAGTGCTGAAATTTATGAAAGAAAACAACAAACAGATACCCGAGGATGTCGCAGTGATTGGAATCGATGAAGTTCCTTTTGCTAGTTTTTATACACCTCCTATAACAACGGTTGCACAACCGACAACAGAAATGGCGCAACAAGCAGTTGAACGATTACTTCAACAAATGAAAAAAGAAGAAGGACAGGAGCAATTTCCATTGATACAGCGTTTTGCGCCCACCCTTATAGTTAGAAGTTCTTGTTTATAA
- a CDS encoding orotidine 5'-phosphate decarboxylase / HUMPS family protein, with translation MKIKIQLALDRLDWSRCFQLIKEVRECVDLVEIGTGIIKEYGMAIVREVRQNYPLLPIVTDMKICDTGRFEAMQAFQAEADCITVMGFAPIPTILEAHQVAETIKNKFSKKSL, from the coding sequence ATAAAAATTAAAATACAATTAGCCCTGGATCGCCTAGACTGGTCCCGTTGTTTTCAACTGATTAAAGAAGTACGGGAATGTGTTGATTTAGTAGAGATTGGTACAGGCATTATTAAAGAGTATGGAATGGCCATTGTACGTGAAGTACGACAAAACTACCCTCTTTTACCGATTGTTACAGATATGAAGATCTGTGATACAGGAAGGTTTGAAGCTATGCAGGCGTTTCAAGCTGAAGCTGATTGTATTACGGTTATGGGCTTTGCGCCCATACCAACCATTCTAGAGGCCCATCAAGTTGCAGAAACGATTAAAAACAAATTTTCAAAAAAATCATTGTAA
- a CDS encoding SDR family oxidoreductase, with protein MIPLHENLKNRVAVITGGSGVLCSQMARELARHGVKVAILNRTAEKGQKIADEIQENGGVAISISTDVLSRKSLEEAKEEVIAAFGHVNILINGAGGNHPTAITDSEIYDEESPGKSFFDLEEQGFLHVFDSNFTGSFLASQVFGSELLKAESPVIVNISSMSAYAPMTKVPAYSAAKSAINNFTMWMAVHFAETGLRVNAIAPGFFLTTQNRNLLLDEDGNYTARSQKILAGTPMKRFGQPKDLLGTLLWLVDNEYSGFVTGVTVPVDGGFMAYSGV; from the coding sequence ATGATACCATTACACGAAAACTTAAAAAATAGAGTAGCTGTGATCACGGGAGGTAGCGGTGTACTGTGTTCCCAGATGGCGAGAGAATTAGCAAGGCATGGGGTTAAAGTAGCGATATTAAATCGCACTGCTGAAAAAGGACAAAAAATTGCCGATGAAATTCAAGAAAATGGTGGAGTAGCCATTTCGATTTCAACAGATGTATTAAGCCGAAAATCCCTTGAAGAAGCAAAGGAAGAAGTTATTGCTGCATTTGGTCACGTAAATATACTAATTAATGGCGCGGGAGGTAATCATCCGACTGCTATTACTGACTCAGAAATTTATGATGAAGAATCTCCAGGAAAATCCTTTTTTGATCTAGAAGAGCAAGGATTTTTACACGTTTTTGATAGCAATTTCACGGGTTCGTTTTTGGCAAGTCAGGTGTTCGGTTCTGAGCTGTTAAAGGCAGAGTCACCGGTCATTGTGAATATTTCATCTATGAGTGCTTACGCACCTATGACTAAGGTTCCTGCCTACAGTGCGGCAAAATCCGCTATTAATAACTTTACAATGTGGATGGCTGTTCATTTTGCCGAAACAGGTTTGCGCGTGAATGCCATCGCTCCAGGTTTCTTTTTGACAACACAAAATCGAAATTTGTTACTTGATGAAGATGGTAATTATACAGCTCGATCACAAAAAATTTTAGCAGGTACTCCAATGAAGCGATTTGGTCAACCAAAAGATTTACTTGGGACATTACTATGGCTTGTGGATAATGAATATTCTGGCTTTGTAACAGGTGTTACAGTTCCAGTAGACGGAGGGTTTATGGCTTATTCCGGTGTATAA
- the uxuA gene encoding mannonate dehydratase produces the protein MNITFRWYGRDNDTVSLEQVKQIPGTKGIVWALHQKPVGEVWEKDEIQEEVNYIQSFGFHTDVVESVNVHESIKLGNEDRMKYIENYKQTIRNLAEAGVKVICYNFMPIFDWTRTEMFHPLEDGSTALFYEKAKVDNLDPQELIRTVSEASDLTLPGWEPEKMARISELFEAYKAIDEEQLWTNLGIFLKEILPVAEECGVQMAIHPDDPPWSIFGLPRIITGAASYERLFAISDSPSNGITMCTGSMGANPANDMVQIAEKYASRAPFSHIRNVKIYENGDFVETSHYTQDGSIDIKGVVEALHNQNYAGYVRPDHGRHIWGEVCRPGYGLYDRALGIMYLLGLWDAYETKQKGQSV, from the coding sequence ATGAATATAACTTTTCGTTGGTATGGTCGAGATAATGACACGGTGTCTTTAGAACAAGTGAAGCAAATTCCGGGAACTAAAGGAATCGTCTGGGCTTTGCATCAAAAGCCTGTTGGTGAGGTTTGGGAAAAGGATGAAATTCAAGAGGAAGTAAATTACATCCAATCCTTTGGCTTTCATACAGACGTAGTCGAGAGTGTAAACGTTCATGAATCCATTAAATTGGGAAATGAAGATCGGATGAAGTATATTGAAAATTATAAACAAACGATTCGAAACCTTGCAGAGGCGGGTGTAAAAGTCATTTGTTATAATTTCATGCCAATTTTTGATTGGACACGGACAGAAATGTTTCATCCATTAGAAGATGGCTCAACCGCTTTATTTTATGAAAAAGCGAAAGTAGATAATTTAGACCCGCAAGAATTAATTCGAACCGTTTCGGAAGCTTCGGATTTAACACTACCAGGATGGGAGCCTGAAAAGATGGCTCGTATTTCTGAATTGTTTGAGGCCTACAAAGCAATTGATGAAGAACAACTATGGACCAATCTAGGTATTTTCTTGAAAGAAATTTTGCCGGTTGCAGAGGAATGTGGCGTGCAAATGGCGATCCATCCTGATGATCCACCATGGTCCATCTTTGGACTGCCACGGATTATTACAGGAGCAGCAAGCTATGAACGATTGTTTGCTATTTCAGATTCCCCGTCTAATGGAATCACAATGTGCACAGGTTCAATGGGGGCGAATCCTGCTAATGATATGGTTCAAATAGCAGAAAAATACGCATCTCGTGCACCTTTTTCACATATTCGGAATGTGAAGATTTATGAGAATGGAGATTTTGTTGAAACATCTCACTACACACAAGACGGGTCTATTGATATAAAAGGTGTTGTCGAAGCATTGCACAACCAAAATTATGCTGGGTATGTTAGACCTGACCATGGTCGCCATATTTGGGGAGAAGTATGTCGTCCCGGCTATGGTCTTTATGACAGAGCATTGGGGATTATGTATTTACTTGGTCTGTGGGATGCATATGAGACAAAACAGAAAGGTCAATCTGTATGA
- a CDS encoding bifunctional 2-keto-4-hydroxyglutarate aldolase/2-keto-3-deoxy-6-phosphogluconate aldolase: MNNKYTVLQKLTESKVVAVIRGENAEEAIQLSKAAVEGGIQAIEITYTTPNATDVFHALEQSNALLGAGSVLDPETARHALLAGAQFIVSPHFNKEIAILCNRYSVPYLPGCMTINEMVKALESGCDVLKLFPANNFEPSFIRSINGPLPNVQIMPTGGIHLGNMKEWIQAGAVAVGIGSDLNKAYRKGGYEAVVTLSQTYMQKSVE, translated from the coding sequence TTGAACAATAAATATACAGTTTTGCAGAAATTAACAGAATCGAAAGTAGTTGCCGTAATAAGAGGTGAGAATGCAGAGGAAGCCATTCAGTTGTCAAAAGCTGCAGTAGAAGGTGGTATTCAAGCGATTGAAATAACGTATACCACACCTAACGCTACAGATGTTTTTCATGCACTAGAACAGTCAAACGCTTTGTTAGGTGCAGGTTCGGTTTTGGACCCTGAAACAGCTAGACATGCTCTTTTGGCAGGAGCACAATTTATCGTCAGTCCTCATTTTAATAAAGAGATTGCGATCCTTTGCAATCGTTATAGTGTACCTTATTTACCAGGATGTATGACAATTAATGAGATGGTGAAGGCACTTGAATCTGGATGTGATGTATTGAAGTTATTCCCTGCGAATAACTTTGAACCTTCCTTCATCCGTTCCATAAATGGACCTCTTCCAAACGTTCAAATCATGCCGACAGGTGGAATCCATCTGGGTAATATGAAGGAATGGATACAAGCTGGTGCAGTTGCAGTGGGCATAGGTAGTGACTTGAATAAAGCATATCGAAAGGGCGGATATGAAGCAGTTGTCACCCTTAGTCAAACATACATGCAAAAAAGTGTGGAATAG